The Trichosurus vulpecula isolate mTriVul1 chromosome 3, mTriVul1.pri, whole genome shotgun sequence genome includes a window with the following:
- the SERTAD2 gene encoding SERTA domain-containing protein 2 isoform X2: MLGKGGKRKFDEHEDGLEGKVVSPTDGPSKVSYTLQRQTIFNISLMKLYNHRPLTEPSLQKTVLINNMLRRIQEELKQEGSLRPVFITTSQPADTLGDDYREAQPAFSHLASSPAHPADLVNTTPLESCLTPASLLEDDTFCTSQAVQPNGPTKLPPPNVQPEKDSFSSALDEIEELCPTPTSTEAVATAVATVDSSKEGSSESNVQKPEGLQESRTTDSKLMDSLPGNFEITTSTGFLTDLTLDDILFADIDTSMYDFDPCTSATGAASKMAPVSADDLLKTLAPYSSQPVAPNQPFKMDLTELDHIMEVLVGS; encoded by the coding sequence ATGTTGGGTAAAGGAGGAAAACGGAAGTTTGATGAGCATGAAGATGGGCTGGAAGGCAAAGTTGTGTCTCCTACTGATGGTCCATCTAAGGTGTCCTACACCTTACAGCGCCAGACTATCTTCAACATTTCCCTTATGAAACTCTATAACCACAGGCCTCTGACAGAGCCAAGCCTGCAGAAGACAGTTTTAATTAACAACATGTTGAGGCGGATTCAGGAGGAACTCAAACAGGAAGGCAGCTTGAGACCTGTGTTCATCACCACTTCTCAGCCAGCTGACACGCTGGGGGACGATTACCGAGAGGCCCAGCCTGCTTTTAGCCATCTCGCCTCCTCCCCAGCCCACCCCGCTGACTTGGTAAACACTACACCCCTAGAGTCTTGCCTCACCCCAGCCTCTCTGCTGGAGGATGATACTTTTTGCACTTCTCAGGCCGTCCAGCCCAACGGTCCTACGAAACTACCACCTCCAAACGTCCAACCAGAAAAGGACAGCTTCTCCTCAGCCTTGGACGAAATTGAGGAGCTCTGTCCAACACCTACCTCCACTGAGGCAGTAGCAACAGCAGTAGCAACAGTTGACAGCTCTAAAGAAGGCTCCAGCGAGTCTAACGTTCAGAAACCTGAGGGACTCCAAGAGAGCCGAACAACCGACTCAAAACTTATGGACTCTCTACCTGGAAACTTCGAGATAACAACTTCCACAGGTTTTCTGACAGACTTGACCTTGGATGACATTCTGTTTGCTGATATAGACACATCAATGTATGACTTTGACCCCTGCACTTCTGCTACAGGGGCAGCCTCCAAAATGGCTCCTGTCTCTGCAGATGACCTCCTTAAGACTTTAGCCCCCTATAGTAGTCAACCAGTTGCCCCAAATCAGCCTTTCAAAATGGACCTTACAGAACTGGATCACATAATGGAGGTGCTTGTTGGGTCGTAA
- the SERTAD2 gene encoding SERTA domain-containing protein 2 isoform X1 — protein MRVVQGANDPVRAAQPRKLYMLGKGGKRKFDEHEDGLEGKVVSPTDGPSKVSYTLQRQTIFNISLMKLYNHRPLTEPSLQKTVLINNMLRRIQEELKQEGSLRPVFITTSQPADTLGDDYREAQPAFSHLASSPAHPADLVNTTPLESCLTPASLLEDDTFCTSQAVQPNGPTKLPPPNVQPEKDSFSSALDEIEELCPTPTSTEAVATAVATVDSSKEGSSESNVQKPEGLQESRTTDSKLMDSLPGNFEITTSTGFLTDLTLDDILFADIDTSMYDFDPCTSATGAASKMAPVSADDLLKTLAPYSSQPVAPNQPFKMDLTELDHIMEVLVGS, from the coding sequence ATATATGTTGGGTAAAGGAGGAAAACGGAAGTTTGATGAGCATGAAGATGGGCTGGAAGGCAAAGTTGTGTCTCCTACTGATGGTCCATCTAAGGTGTCCTACACCTTACAGCGCCAGACTATCTTCAACATTTCCCTTATGAAACTCTATAACCACAGGCCTCTGACAGAGCCAAGCCTGCAGAAGACAGTTTTAATTAACAACATGTTGAGGCGGATTCAGGAGGAACTCAAACAGGAAGGCAGCTTGAGACCTGTGTTCATCACCACTTCTCAGCCAGCTGACACGCTGGGGGACGATTACCGAGAGGCCCAGCCTGCTTTTAGCCATCTCGCCTCCTCCCCAGCCCACCCCGCTGACTTGGTAAACACTACACCCCTAGAGTCTTGCCTCACCCCAGCCTCTCTGCTGGAGGATGATACTTTTTGCACTTCTCAGGCCGTCCAGCCCAACGGTCCTACGAAACTACCACCTCCAAACGTCCAACCAGAAAAGGACAGCTTCTCCTCAGCCTTGGACGAAATTGAGGAGCTCTGTCCAACACCTACCTCCACTGAGGCAGTAGCAACAGCAGTAGCAACAGTTGACAGCTCTAAAGAAGGCTCCAGCGAGTCTAACGTTCAGAAACCTGAGGGACTCCAAGAGAGCCGAACAACCGACTCAAAACTTATGGACTCTCTACCTGGAAACTTCGAGATAACAACTTCCACAGGTTTTCTGACAGACTTGACCTTGGATGACATTCTGTTTGCTGATATAGACACATCAATGTATGACTTTGACCCCTGCACTTCTGCTACAGGGGCAGCCTCCAAAATGGCTCCTGTCTCTGCAGATGACCTCCTTAAGACTTTAGCCCCCTATAGTAGTCAACCAGTTGCCCCAAATCAGCCTTTCAAAATGGACCTTACAGAACTGGATCACATAATGGAGGTGCTTGTTGGGTCGTAA